The bacterium genomic sequence CGGTACGCGAGCGTTTGGAGAACCCCGGCAGCACGCTTCCGCCGGAACTTCTGAACACCTATGTCGATCGTTTCTTTCGGCGCCGGGAAGAGTTCCTGGCGCTGGCGGAAGCGACCCCCACTCCCCTCTACGTGTTCGATCCGGCCGCGCTGCTCCGCCGCGCCCGGGAATTGCAAACGGCATTTGCGGCCGTTTTTCCGGAATTGAGCGTTTATTACGCGATGAAGAGCAACAACTATCCCGGAATAGCCGGAACGCTTCATGAGGAAGCCGGGTTCGGCGTCGATGTCTCCAGCGGAGTCGAACTGGAGACCGCGCTGACCCTGGGGGTCGCCGATATCGTCTTCAGCGGCCCGGGCAAGACCGGGGAAGAGCACGAACTGGCCTTGGCCCACGCGGATCGGGTGACCGTGCTTATGGATAGTTTCGGCGAACTGGAACGCCTTGCGGCTTCGGCTGCGCTGCGAAAAACCGTCATCCGGGCCGGCGTCCGGGTGACGCCTCCGGGCAGTGCGTGGAAAAAATTCGGGATACCGCTGGAGGAACTCGGCGCGTTCTGGACCCGCGGCGTTTCCCTCCCCGGGATCGACCTTCGCGGGCTGCAATTTCATTCCAGCTGGAACCTCGATCCCCGGGCTCAGATAGCGACCCTGGAGGCGATCGGACGGGAACTGGCATCCTGGGGCGCCGACCTGCGGAGGAGGGTCACGTTTCTGGACATCGGGGGAGGGTTCTGGCCGCCCTGGGGCGAATGGATTCAACCGGGTGCCGCCTTCGCCGGCCGCTTGGGAGAATTGCTGGAAGAAACCATCGAGACCGGTCCCGCCCCGTTCTACAAGGCCGCGGCCGGGATCGGGACCTTTGCCCGGGACCTGGGGCAGGCGGTCGAAAAGGAGATCTTCAAAACCGGCCGGTGTCGGATCTGCCTGGAGCCGGGGCGGTGGGTTTGCCATGAAGCCATGCATATCCTCCTGCGCGTGGTCGACCGAAAGGGGCCGGATCTGGCCATCACCGACGGCGGCACCAACGCAGTCGGGTGGGAGCGGTTCGAGAGCGACTACGTCCCGGTGCTCAACCTCACCCGGCCGGCGTTACGGGAAAACCGTTGTCAGGTCGTCGGGTCTCTCTGTACGCCTCATGATTTTTGGGGGTACAGCTATTGGGGAGAGGGGATCGAGCCCGGTGACGTACTTCTCGTTCCCGACCAGGGGGCATATACCTACAGCCTCCGGCAGCATTTTATTAAACCGGTCCCCGTCGTGCGTTCCTTGGCCGGATAACCCCGCCGCCGGCGGGATCAACCGAAAAGGGCATTCTTGACCTTGGCGGAGTACGCGGGGGAGAGCAGGTCGTCGCAGCATTCCTCGATTTTGCCCCGGATGGCCCCGTAGTCGATGGCCCGGAAAACGTAGCGGATCTTTTCGGGCGAAAGCGAATCGAGCTCGCTTTCATTGCTCCGGATCCATTTTCTGGTTTTTTCCCCGAGCGGTATTCCCAGTTTGGGGCTGTACTTGATGGCGCGCAGGATCAAACGGCCGGAGTTTCCCGGTTTGATTTTTTCCGTCAGCAGCTCCATGGGTTGGTCCCGCCGCTCGTCCAGGATGCTTTCGAGGCCGCCCAGAGGGTTGATGAAGCGGCGCCCCTCGATATCCCAGCCGACCGCGTTGATGGTGAGATCGAAGCGGGAAACCCCCATCTCCGGAGTCGGCTCGTCTCCCGGTTCGATCGATTCTTCCAAACGCCAGATGTCGATCTCGATTTCGGCTCCGCTTCCGGCTATGTCGGGCGAAGGATACCACTTGAAGCCGCCCATCATATTGCGCTTGACGGTTCCCCCGGCGGAGATGACTTCGTCGAGGACCTCCATGGAAGGGCAGTTTTCGACCATGAGATCGACGTCGACGATCATATTCGAAGTTTCCAGGACGAAATCCCGGATGGTACCCCCTACCAGCCAGAGCCGGATCGGGCCCCGCTTCCCGAACTGCTCGTTCAGCCAGCAGATCGGCTTCCAAAACGGGCTTTCCCGGAGCGCCCGGTCGAAGCGCTCCCCCAAATCGCGGACGGCTTCATCGAAATTCATGACTCCTCCTAGGTACGGTCTTATACGAGTCTACCATAACGGGCGCCCTCGGTAAAGAAGGCCGGCAGGGGCCCGGGTCCGCGGGCGGATTCGTGCTCCGACTCGCCGCGCGCCCTTCGCCGCGCCCGTTGACTGGCGCCGGCGGCGGTGGTAGGCTCAACTGCAAAGAACGGAATCGCCGGCGTGGCTTCCGGTCGCCGGCAACGGGAGAAAACTCATGACCCATACCGCTGAGACCAGGAATATGGCCCTCTTCTGCGATTTCGAGAATATCGCGCTGGGCGTGCGCGACGCCAATTACGACCAGTTCGATATCGGTAAGATATTGGAGAGGTTACTGCTCAAGGGGAACATCGTCGTCAAGAAAGCTTATTGCGATTGGGCGCGCTATAAGGAATTCAAGCCGGCGATGCACGAAGCTTCCTTCGAGCTGATCGAGATTCCCCACCTGCGCCAATCGGGGAAAAACTCCGCCGATATCCGCATGGTTGTGGACGCCCTCGATCTCTGTTACACCAAGGAGCATGTGGATACCTTCGTCATCATCAGCGGGGATTCGGATTTTTCCCCCCTGGTCAGCAAGCTCCGGGAGAACAATAAGACCGTAATCGGTGTCGGGGTTAAAAACTCCACCTCCGATCTCCTCATCGCCAATTGCGACGAGTTCATTCACTACGACGATCTGGTCAGGAAAACCCGATCCCGGACCCGATCCCGTACCGCCGCCAACGGGCGCAAGACCGTCCGCGGCCGGGAAACGAAAACTGTTTCCCCATCCGACAACAAAAAAAGGGAAGCGTGGGACCTGATCGTGGAGACGTACGAGGCGCTGGTGGAGGAGCGGGGGGAGGGGGAGAACATCTGGGGTTCCATGATCAAGCAGACGCTCAAGCGCCGCAAACCCGGATTCAGCGAGTCGTATTACGGGTTCCGGTCCTTCGGGCAACTCTTGGAGGAGGCCGAGGCGGCCGGGATCCTGGAGTTGGAGCGCGATGAAAAGTCGGGCGGGTTCATCATCAAGAGCTGTCACGCCGTCTGAAGGTCGGGGGGCCGCCGCGCGCTCTTCGGCGGTGCCCCCTGCCGAAATTATTGACGAACCATGCCGGCAGTCATCGATAAAGAGCAGCTGAAGAGGACCGCCGCCGTTCTGGCCTCCCTTCCCGACCTCCCTTCCATCGACTACTGTTCCGGCCTTTTCCCCCCGGAAGGGGATCCGACGGCGCCGGATTATTTCTTTGCGGTTACGCTTCATCAATACGGCTTCTGGTACGACGACGGGAATAAATACACCCGGCCGATGTACGCCGTTCTGGAAGGGGAGGAGAGAAAAGGATCGGATTTCCTTTTCGGCGCATTCGCCCGGGCGGCCCGGCGCGAGCCTGATTTTCTGCTCCCGCGCGTTCAGAGCCGGATTACCGATGGGCGGTTGGCGGAACTGCTGGCCGACGATTCCGGGATCTGCCCGCTTCCGCTCTTGTCGACTCACGGGCGTTTGGCTCGGGGATACGGCGCCGACATAGTCGCCCGCGGCCTCCGCCCGGGGGCGCTCCTGGCGGCGGCGAACTCCTCCCCCGATCCCCTGAAAACATTTTTGGACCTGGCCGGTTCGTTGACGGGTTATCGGGAGGACCCCTTTCGAAAAAAAATTCTGCTTCTGGCCCTGATTCTCTCCAATCGGCCCGAACGGTTTTTAAGCGCAGCCGATTCACGGCATTGGTCTCCCATCGTCGATTACCATAACCTCAGATGCGCTCTGCGCCTGGGTCTGGTCGAGGTGCGCGACCGGGACCTGTCGGCCAAGCTCGCCGCCCGGACATTCGTTTCCGGAGAAGAGGAGTTCCTGCTGAGGAAGCTGGTCTGGGAAGCGGTCAGGGAAATGATCGCCGTTTCGGGGCGCTCCGTGGGCCAGGTGGACGCTCTCCTTTTCCGGGCCCGGCGTTCCTGCCCGGAAATGACCGAACCGGACTGCCCGAGCTGCATCTTCGGCGGCGTCTGCCGCCGCCGAACCGAACTTTTCCAGCCGGTGTACCGCACCACTTTTTACTAGCCGCCGTCACCTCCCCCAACGTTTGATTCCGACCCATATCCGTGCGAAGGAGAAAAACATGAATCGATATCTGGCGACCGCGATCCTGTTGGGCTACAGCAACGTGTTCATGCTCTTTGCCTGGTACGGGCACCTGCGCAACCTCGCGCAAAGGCCCTGGATCGTGGCGGCCCTGGTCAGTTGGGGAATCGCCCTCTTCGAGTACCTGATCCAGGTTCCCGCCAACCGGGTCGGGCACCAGGTCATGTCGGTGGGGCAATTGAAGATACTTCAGGAGATCGTCACGTTGTCGGTGTTCGTCCCTTTTTCGATCGTCTACATGAAAGAGCGGCTTTCTCTCGATTATCTCTGGGCGGGGCTCTGCCTGCTGGGCGCGGTGTTTTTCCTTTTCCGCGGCCGCCTGCTGGGCGCCTGAAGCGTTCCCGTTTCCCCGGCGGCGGGGCCGGTTCGAGCGAAGATCGGCCGCGGAACCGCGGGCGCACCTCCGCCCGCAGGGCTTATCGGCGAGACGGCCGGCGGGAAAACGGGAGACGAGGATTATTCCCGGGATTTCCCGGAAGGCGCGGCCAGGAGGTTCATCGTCGCTTCATACCCCAAAACCCCGCCGTCGCATCCGAGGCGCATGCTGTCGGCGGAGAGTTCGTCGATGACGGCCACCTCGCCGGCGATCAACCCGAATTCCACTTTGAAATCGACTATGTCGTAGTCGACGAGCAACAGTTCGTTGATGCGGCGCGCGAGGTCGACGACCGTCTCCACCCGCCCGCGGGGAATCCACTGCCGGGTCACCGCCTCGTCGAAGGAGGTGAGGGGGTCGCCTTCCTCGTCGCATTTATAAAAACACTCGGTCAATCCGTTCAGGAAGGAGAGGGGAAGGGCCCGGGGATGCCGGCGCAGATAACTTCCCCACGCACGGTTGCGGACCACGATTTCGAGGGGGAACCGCCGCGCCCGCCGCACCAACAGCACGTCGTCGGCCAGACGCCTCAGGAAATGAGTCTTGATCCCCGCCCCCTCCAACCGGGCAAGAATACGCGCGGCGGCCTCGGCGGTTTTTACGCCTTTGCCCGGTAGGGAAAGGAGAACGCGGTCGGCGCCGGGGTCGATGACTCCGTTTTCGCCCAGGACATGATCCAGGTAGCGGACCTCGAGGGTGTCCGGTTCGGTTCCGGGACCGACCGACTTGGTCTTGCCTCGGTAAACCGCCGCGGCCGTCATTTTCTGCGGGTCCGAGGTGTTGCCGGAGCGGCTGGTCCGGTCGGTGCGGAAACCGTTCCGGGGGCGGGGGCGTCTTGCGCGGCCAGAATCCTCGCCGCCAGGATGGCGGCGTTGACGGCTCCGGGTCGGCCCACCGACATGGTTGCCACCGGGACCCCCGCCGGCATCTGCAGGGTCGAAAAAAAAGCGTCAACGCCGCCTAGGGGTCCGGAAACCAAGGGGACGCCGATGACCGGGATAACGGTCCGGGCGGCGATGGCCCCGGCCAGGTGCGCGGCGCCTCCGGCGCCGGCGACGATAACCCGCACTCCTTCTTCCCGGGCCTTTTCGGCGAACCGCGCGACCGCGTCGGGGTGACGGTGGGCGGAGAGAATTTTCAGACGGAAAGGGACGCCCATCTCCCTCAGCGCCAGGCACGTCTCCCTCATCACGGGCAGATCGGAACGGCTGGCCGCCACGACGGCTACGGCCGCCATCATGGTTCCCGCTCCCGCGCCGACGGTTGCCGGCAGAGATCGTGGGACAGTTTCATCGCGCAGAACGAAGGCCCGCACATGCCGCAGTAGCGCGCGGGCAGACCGCTTCCCGCTTCCTCTCCGGCCCCGCGGTACTCCGCCGCCCGTTCCGGGTCGAGGCCCAGGGCTACTTGGTCGTCCCAGCGGAATTCGTATCGGGCCTTGGCCATGGCGTCGTCGCGGGCCCGGGCCGCCGGGTGCCCTCGGGCCAGATCGGCGG encodes the following:
- a CDS encoding NYN domain-containing protein; protein product: MTHTAETRNMALFCDFENIALGVRDANYDQFDIGKILERLLLKGNIVVKKAYCDWARYKEFKPAMHEASFELIEIPHLRQSGKNSADIRMVVDALDLCYTKEHVDTFVIISGDSDFSPLVSKLRENNKTVIGVGVKNSTSDLLIANCDEFIHYDDLVRKTRSRTRSRTAANGRKTVRGRETKTVSPSDNKKREAWDLIVETYEALVEERGEGENIWGSMIKQTLKRRKPGFSESYYGFRSFGQLLEEAEAAGILELERDEKSGGFIIKSCHAV
- the purE gene encoding 5-(carboxyamino)imidazole ribonucleotide mutase, whose translation is MMAAVAVVAASRSDLPVMRETCLALREMGVPFRLKILSAHRHPDAVARFAEKAREEGVRVIVAGAGGAAHLAGAIAARTVIPVIGVPLVSGPLGGVDAFFSTLQMPAGVPVATMSVGRPGAVNAAILAARILAAQDAPAPGTVSAPTGPAAPATPRTRRK
- a CDS encoding DMT family protein, which gives rise to MNRYLATAILLGYSNVFMLFAWYGHLRNLAQRPWIVAALVSWGIALFEYLIQVPANRVGHQVMSVGQLKILQEIVTLSVFVPFSIVYMKERLSLDYLWAGLCLLGAVFFLFRGRLLGA
- a CDS encoding phosphoribosylaminoimidazolesuccinocarboxamide synthase, coding for MTAAAVYRGKTKSVGPGTEPDTLEVRYLDHVLGENGVIDPGADRVLLSLPGKGVKTAEAAARILARLEGAGIKTHFLRRLADDVLLVRRARRFPLEIVVRNRAWGSYLRRHPRALPLSFLNGLTECFYKCDEEGDPLTSFDEAVTRQWIPRGRVETVVDLARRINELLLVDYDIVDFKVEFGLIAGEVAVIDELSADSMRLGCDGGVLGYEATMNLLAAPSGKSRE
- a CDS encoding alanine racemase; this encodes MSERILRAVRERLENPGSTLPPELLNTYVDRFFRRREEFLALAEATPTPLYVFDPAALLRRARELQTAFAAVFPELSVYYAMKSNNYPGIAGTLHEEAGFGVDVSSGVELETALTLGVADIVFSGPGKTGEEHELALAHADRVTVLMDSFGELERLAASAALRKTVIRAGVRVTPPGSAWKKFGIPLEELGAFWTRGVSLPGIDLRGLQFHSSWNLDPRAQIATLEAIGRELASWGADLRRRVTFLDIGGGFWPPWGEWIQPGAAFAGRLGELLEETIETGPAPFYKAAAGIGTFARDLGQAVEKEIFKTGRCRICLEPGRWVCHEAMHILLRVVDRKGPDLAITDGGTNAVGWERFESDYVPVLNLTRPALRENRCQVVGSLCTPHDFWGYSYWGEGIEPGDVLLVPDQGAYTYSLRQHFIKPVPVVRSLAG